A genomic stretch from Colwellia sp. Arc7-635 includes:
- a CDS encoding FAD-binding protein gives MSILVFAEHDNSELKADTLKTVAAAQAIGGDIHLLVAGHNCQAVVDAASKVNGVSKVLVADNAAYEHQLAENVSLLVTELAADYSHILATALTTGKNFMPRVAALLDVAQISDIIAVESSDTFVRPIYAGNAIATVQSLDSKKVITVRSTGFDAVATDGNAEVVALDKVTDAGTSQHVNDELSVSERPDLGAAGVVISGGRGMQNGENFKLLEGIADKLGAAIGASRAAVDAGFVPNDMQVGQTGKIVAPDLYIAVGISGAIQHLAGMKDSKVIVAINKDPEAPIFQVADYGLVADLFDALPELESKL, from the coding sequence ATGAGCATTTTAGTATTTGCCGAACATGATAATAGCGAATTAAAAGCCGATACACTTAAAACAGTTGCTGCTGCGCAAGCAATTGGTGGTGATATTCACCTATTAGTTGCTGGCCATAACTGCCAAGCAGTAGTTGATGCGGCAAGTAAAGTTAATGGTGTGTCAAAAGTACTAGTAGCTGATAATGCTGCATACGAGCATCAACTGGCTGAAAACGTTTCGTTATTAGTTACAGAACTTGCTGCTGACTATAGCCATATTCTTGCTACAGCATTAACGACGGGTAAAAACTTTATGCCACGCGTTGCTGCATTACTCGATGTTGCACAAATTTCAGATATTATTGCCGTAGAAAGTAGTGACACATTTGTTCGTCCTATTTATGCTGGTAATGCAATTGCTACCGTACAAAGTTTAGATAGCAAAAAAGTAATTACTGTTCGCTCCACTGGCTTTGACGCTGTAGCAACTGACGGTAATGCTGAAGTTGTTGCTTTAGATAAAGTCACAGATGCTGGCACGTCTCAACACGTTAACGATGAACTTTCTGTTTCAGAAAGACCTGACTTAGGTGCTGCAGGTGTTGTTATATCTGGTGGTCGTGGTATGCAAAATGGCGAAAACTTCAAATTACTTGAAGGTATAGCAGATAAGCTAGGTGCAGCAATCGGCGCTTCTCGTGCTGCTGTTGATGCAGGCTTCGTACCTAACGATATGCAAGTAGGACAAACAGGTAAAATTGTTGCTCCAGACTTGTATATTGCGGTAGGTATTTCAGGCGCTATTCAACATTTAGCGGGCATGAAAGACTCTAAAGTGATTGTTGCGATTAACAAAGATCCAGAAGCGCCAATTTTCCAAGTGGCTGACTATGGTTTAGTTGCTGACTTATTTGACGCATTGCCAGAATTAGAA
- a CDS encoding electron transfer flavoprotein subunit beta/FixA family protein, producing MKVLVPIKRVIDYNVKVRVKADNSNVDLANVKMAINPFCEIAVEEAVRLKEAGVATEIIAVSIGDKSCQEQLRTALALGADRAIQIDTDQNLDSINVAKLLQKIVEEEQPQLVILGKQAIDSDNNQTGQMLAALTGMPQGTFASAVKIDGDKVHVTREVDSGLQTIALNLPAIVTTDLRLNEPRYASLPNIMKAKRKPLVVKPAADFGIDLTARTTLIKVTPPAERKAGIIVESIDELVEKLKNEAKVIS from the coding sequence ATGAAAGTATTAGTACCCATCAAACGCGTTATTGACTATAACGTAAAAGTACGTGTTAAAGCAGACAACTCCAATGTCGATCTTGCTAATGTAAAAATGGCAATTAACCCATTTTGTGAAATCGCAGTTGAAGAAGCGGTCCGCTTAAAAGAAGCAGGCGTAGCGACTGAAATTATCGCGGTATCTATTGGCGATAAATCTTGTCAAGAGCAATTACGTACAGCCCTAGCACTAGGCGCTGATCGTGCAATTCAAATTGATACTGATCAAAACTTAGATTCAATAAACGTTGCTAAACTATTGCAAAAAATAGTTGAAGAAGAACAACCGCAACTGGTTATTCTTGGTAAACAAGCAATTGATAGTGATAACAACCAAACAGGCCAAATGTTAGCCGCGCTTACGGGTATGCCACAAGGTACATTCGCATCAGCAGTTAAGATTGATGGCGATAAAGTTCATGTTACACGTGAAGTAGATAGCGGTTTACAAACTATCGCATTAAATTTACCAGCGATAGTAACAACTGACTTACGTCTGAATGAACCTCGTTATGCTTCACTGCCTAATATTATGAAAGCAAAACGTAAGCCTCTCGTTGTTAAACCAGCGGCTGACTTTGGAATTGATTTAACAGCGCGTACAACTTTAATTAAAGTAACGCCTCCTGCTGAACGTAAAGCCGGTATTATTGTTGAAAGTATTGATGAATTAGTAGAAAAATTAAAAAATGAAGCGAAGGTGATCTCATGA